One genomic region from Jilunia laotingensis encodes:
- a CDS encoding ferritin: protein MISEKLQNAINEQIIAEMWSANLYLSMSFHFAKEGFSGFAHWMKKQSQEELEHAYTMADYIIKRNGTAKIDKIDVVPTGWGTPLEVFEHVYEHERHISKLIDNLVDLAHAEKDKATQDFLWGFVREQVEEEATALEVVDRIKKAGEAGIFFLDSQLGQR from the coding sequence ATGATTTCAGAGAAATTACAGAATGCAATTAATGAACAGATTATAGCAGAAATGTGGTCTGCTAATTTGTACTTGTCCATGTCCTTTCATTTTGCTAAAGAGGGATTTAGCGGATTTGCCCATTGGATGAAGAAACAGTCTCAGGAAGAGCTGGAACACGCCTATACGATGGCGGATTATATTATCAAACGTAATGGAACTGCTAAAATAGATAAGATCGACGTAGTTCCAACCGGTTGGGGTACTCCATTGGAAGTATTCGAACATGTGTATGAACATGAACGTCATATATCCAAATTGATTGACAATCTGGTCGATTTGGCACATGCGGAAAAAGATAAAGCGACTCAAGATTTCCTTTGGGGATTTGTTCGTGAGCAGGTGGAAGAAGAAGCTACTGCTTTGGAGGTGGTTGATAGAATCAAGAAAGCCGGTGAAGCTGGAATATTCTTCCTCGATTCGCAATTGGGCCAGCGTTGA
- a CDS encoding aspartate kinase produces the protein MKVLKFGGTSVGSAKRMKEVAKLITDGERKIVVLSAMAGTTNTLVEISDYLYKKNPEGANEIINQLESKYKQHVDELYATPEYKQKGLEVVKSHFDYIRSYTKDLFTLFEEKVVLAQGELISTAMVNFYLQECGVKSVLLPALEYMRTDKNAEPDPIYIKEKLLAQLELYPDAEIYITQGFICRNAYGEIDNLQRGGSDYTASLIGAAVNASEIQIWTDIDGMHNNDPRIVDKTAPVRQLQFEEAAELAYFGAKILHPTCIQPAKYANIPVRLLNTMDPEAPGTLISNDSEKGKIKAVAAKENITAIKIKSSRMLLAHGFLRKVFEIFESYQTSIDMICTSEVGVSVSIDNTKHLNEILDDLKKYGTVTVDKNMCIICVVGDLEWENIGFEAKALDAMREIPVRMISFGGSNYNISFLIRECDKKAALQSLSDMLFNGK, from the coding sequence ATGAAAGTTTTAAAGTTTGGAGGAACTTCCGTAGGGTCTGCAAAGCGGATGAAGGAAGTAGCCAAATTGATTACCGATGGTGAAAGAAAGATTGTTGTCCTTTCGGCTATGGCAGGTACGACAAATACATTGGTAGAGATTTCCGACTATCTGTACAAGAAGAATCCGGAAGGTGCCAACGAGATTATCAATCAGCTGGAATCAAAATATAAACAGCATGTTGACGAGCTTTACGCCACTCCGGAATATAAACAGAAAGGTCTGGAAGTTGTCAAATCTCATTTCGACTACATTCGTTCGTATACGAAAGATCTCTTTACCTTGTTTGAGGAGAAAGTGGTGCTGGCACAGGGTGAACTGATTTCTACCGCTATGGTAAATTTCTACCTCCAGGAGTGTGGAGTGAAGTCCGTATTGCTTCCGGCTTTAGAATACATGCGTACTGATAAAAATGCAGAACCCGATCCTATCTATATTAAGGAGAAATTGCTTGCACAGTTAGAGCTTTATCCGGATGCCGAAATCTATATTACACAAGGCTTTATCTGCCGGAATGCTTATGGTGAGATTGACAATCTCCAACGTGGAGGCAGCGACTATACAGCATCCTTGATCGGTGCTGCCGTCAATGCTTCTGAAATCCAGATATGGACGGATATTGATGGTATGCATAACAATGACCCGCGTATTGTGGACAAAACAGCTCCGGTGCGGCAGTTGCAATTCGAGGAAGCTGCCGAGCTGGCCTATTTCGGTGCTAAAATCCTGCATCCTACTTGCATCCAGCCTGCCAAATATGCAAATATTCCTGTTCGTCTGTTGAATACGATGGATCCGGAAGCTCCGGGAACTCTTATTTCAAATGATTCGGAGAAGGGCAAGATCAAAGCTGTGGCTGCTAAAGAAAACATCACTGCCATAAAGATCAAATCCAGCCGTATGTTGTTGGCGCACGGCTTCTTGCGTAAGGTATTCGAGATATTCGAAAGTTACCAGACATCCATCGATATGATTTGTACATCTGAAGTGGGCGTATCGGTTTCTATCGATAACACTAAACATTTGAACGAAATCCTGGATGACCTTAAGAAGTACGGTACGGTCACTGTTGATAAGAATATGTGTATTATCTGTGTGGTCGGTGACCTGGAATGGGAGAATATCGGATTTGAAGCAAAAGCACTCGATGCTATGCGTGAAATCCCGGTACGTATGATTTCATTCGGCGGTAGCAATTACAACATTTCTTTCCTTATTCGCGAGTGCGACAAGAAAGCAGCGTTGCAATCACTGAGTGATATGTTATTCAATGGAAAGTAA
- the hisH gene encoding imidazole glycerol phosphate synthase subunit HisH, with product MKVAVIKYNAGNIRSVDYALKRLGVEAVITDDKEILKSADKVIFPGVGEAETTMQHLKSNGMDLFIKNLRQPVLGICLGMQLMCRYSEEGGVDCLSIFDTAVKRFVPRQQEDKVPHMGWNTIGNVKSDLFKGCLAEEFVYFVHSFYVPVCEFTIAETAYIHPFSAALHKDNFYATQFHPEKSGSTGERILKNFLEL from the coding sequence TTGAAAGTAGCAGTTATCAAATACAATGCCGGTAATATCCGTTCCGTGGACTACGCGCTGAAACGCTTGGGAGTGGAAGCCGTGATCACGGATGACAAGGAAATATTGAAATCGGCTGATAAGGTTATATTTCCCGGAGTGGGTGAGGCTGAGACGACGATGCAGCATCTGAAAAGTAATGGGATGGATTTGTTTATCAAGAATCTTCGTCAGCCGGTATTAGGCATCTGTTTGGGAATGCAACTGATGTGTCGTTATTCGGAAGAAGGAGGGGTAGACTGTCTGAGTATCTTCGATACGGCTGTGAAACGTTTTGTCCCACGACAACAGGAAGATAAAGTGCCGCACATGGGGTGGAATACGATTGGAAATGTGAAAAGTGATCTTTTTAAAGGGTGCTTAGCCGAAGAGTTCGTTTATTTTGTGCATAGTTTCTATGTGCCTGTATGCGAATTTACTATTGCAGAGACAGCTTATATCCATCCTTTTAGTGCTGCGTTGCATAAAGATAATTTTTATGCTACCCAGTTCCATCCGGAAAAGAGTGGGAGTACCGGGGAAAGGATTTTAAAGAACTTTCTGGAATTGTAA
- the lysA gene encoding diaminopimelate decarboxylase → MKGIFPIDKFRELRTPFYYYDIKVLRDTLAVINKEVARYGRFDVHYAVKANANPKVLSIIREGGLGADCVSGGEIRAAIKAGFLAQKIVFAGVGKADWEIELGLDYDIFCFNVESVPELEIINELAASKGKVANVAFRINPDVGAHTHAKITTGLSENKFGISMEDMDGVIDAAKEMNHVNFIGLHFHIGSQILDMGDFIALCNRVNELQDKLEARQIFVKHINVGGGLGIDYQHPNRQAIPDFKAYFATFAGQLKLRPYQTLHFELGRSVVGQCGTLISKVLYVKQGTNKKFAILDAGMTDLLRPALYQAYHKMENITSEEPVQAYDVVGPICESSDVFGKAIDLNKVHRGDLIALRSAGAYGEIMASGYNCRELPKGYTSEELI, encoded by the coding sequence ATGAAAGGAATATTCCCTATTGATAAGTTCCGTGAGTTGCGGACTCCTTTTTATTATTACGATATCAAGGTGCTTCGGGACACGCTGGCTGTCATCAATAAAGAAGTAGCCCGGTATGGACGTTTTGACGTGCATTATGCTGTGAAGGCAAATGCTAATCCGAAGGTTCTTTCAATTATTCGTGAAGGCGGATTGGGAGCCGATTGTGTGAGTGGCGGTGAGATACGTGCAGCCATTAAAGCAGGTTTTCTTGCTCAAAAGATTGTTTTTGCCGGAGTGGGTAAAGCAGATTGGGAGATTGAATTAGGGCTTGATTATGATATTTTCTGTTTCAATGTCGAGTCAGTTCCCGAACTTGAAATAATAAATGAGTTGGCTGCCTCCAAAGGTAAAGTGGCGAATGTGGCATTTCGTATCAATCCCGATGTGGGAGCGCATACACATGCCAAGATTACTACCGGATTGTCTGAAAACAAGTTTGGTATCAGTATGGAAGACATGGACGGGGTGATCGATGCAGCCAAGGAAATGAATCATGTAAATTTTATTGGCTTGCATTTCCATATCGGCTCGCAGATACTCGATATGGGTGATTTTATAGCCCTTTGCAACCGTGTCAATGAATTGCAGGACAAATTGGAAGCCCGCCAGATTTTTGTGAAACATATCAATGTCGGTGGTGGTTTGGGAATTGACTATCAACACCCGAACCGTCAGGCGATCCCGGATTTTAAAGCCTATTTTGCTACTTTTGCAGGACAATTGAAGCTCCGGCCTTATCAGACTTTACATTTTGAACTGGGACGTTCCGTTGTCGGACAATGTGGAACGCTTATATCTAAAGTTCTCTATGTAAAGCAAGGAACCAATAAGAAGTTTGCTATTCTCGATGCCGGAATGACAGATCTGCTCCGTCCGGCCCTCTATCAGGCTTACCATAAGATGGAGAACATAACTTCTGAAGAGCCTGTACAAGCATATGACGTCGTAGGTCCGATTTGTGAATCTTCTGACGTGTTCGGTAAGGCGATCGATTTGAATAAAGTTCACCGTGGAGACTTGATAGCGCTTCGTTCGGCAGGTGCTTATGGAGAGATTATGGCTTCCGGCTATAATTGCCGTGAATTACCGAAGGGGTATACATCGGAAGAGTTGATATAA
- the hisA gene encoding 1-(5-phosphoribosyl)-5-[(5-phosphoribosylamino)methylideneamino]imidazole-4-carboxamide isomerase: MIELIPAIDIIDGKCVRLSQGDYDSKKVYNENPVEVAKEFEANGIRRLHVVDLDGAASHHVVNYRTLEQIASRTSLLIDFGGGVKSDEDLLIAFESGAQMVTGGSIAVKNPDLFTRWLDRYGSQKIILGADVKDHKIAVNGWKDESACELSPFLKEYIAKGVEKVICTDISCDGMLKGPSVELYKEILEQYPTLYLIASGGVSSVNDIEALHEAGVPAVIFGKALYEGHITLKDLRTFL, translated from the coding sequence ATGATAGAACTTATTCCGGCTATAGACATTATTGATGGAAAGTGTGTCAGGCTTTCACAAGGAGATTATGACAGTAAAAAAGTATATAATGAGAATCCTGTGGAAGTGGCCAAAGAATTTGAAGCCAACGGGATTCGCCGTCTGCATGTAGTCGACCTTGATGGGGCTGCTTCACACCATGTGGTGAATTATCGTACTTTGGAACAGATCGCATCACGTACTTCCCTACTTATTGATTTCGGTGGAGGAGTAAAAAGCGATGAAGACCTGCTGATTGCTTTTGAGAGTGGAGCGCAGATGGTGACCGGGGGAAGCATTGCCGTGAAAAATCCCGATTTATTCACCCGTTGGTTGGATCGTTACGGGAGTCAAAAGATTATTCTCGGTGCCGATGTGAAGGATCATAAAATTGCGGTCAACGGTTGGAAAGATGAAAGTGCGTGCGAACTTTCTCCTTTCTTGAAAGAATATATTGCCAAGGGAGTTGAGAAGGTGATTTGTACGGATATTAGCTGTGATGGTATGTTGAAAGGGCCGTCTGTTGAATTGTATAAGGAGATTCTTGAACAATACCCTACTCTTTATTTGATAGCAAGCGGTGGAGTGAGCAGTGTGAATGATATCGAAGCTTTACACGAGGCAGGTGTACCTGCTGTGATTTTTGGCAAAGCTCTTTATGAAGGTCATATCACTCTGAAAGATCTTCGGACGTTTTTATAG
- the hisF gene encoding imidazole glycerol phosphate synthase subunit HisF, whose translation MLAKRIIPCLDIKDGQTVKGMNFVNLRHAGDPVELGRTYSEQGADELTFLDITASHEGRKTFTELVRRIAVNISIPFTVGGGINELSDVDRLLNAGADKISINSAAIRNPRLIDDIAKHFGSQVCVLAVDARQTEKGWKCYLNGGRIETDKELLAWAKEAQERGAGEILFTSMNHDGVKAGFANEALAELSGQLSIPIIASGGAGTMEHFRDAFTSGKADAALAASVFHFGEIKIPDLKSYLCAQGITVRI comes from the coding sequence GTGTTAGCAAAAAGAATTATACCCTGTCTTGACATAAAAGACGGACAAACCGTGAAAGGTATGAATTTCGTGAACCTACGCCACGCTGGAGATCCGGTCGAACTGGGACGAACATACAGCGAGCAAGGGGCAGATGAGTTGACCTTTCTCGATATCACTGCCAGCCATGAAGGCCGGAAGACTTTTACGGAATTGGTCAGGCGCATTGCTGTCAATATCAGCATTCCTTTTACGGTCGGAGGTGGAATCAATGAACTGTCCGATGTGGATCGTCTCTTGAATGCCGGAGCGGATAAGATTTCCATTAATTCCGCTGCCATCCGCAATCCCCGGCTGATAGACGATATTGCCAAGCATTTCGGTTCGCAGGTCTGTGTGCTGGCTGTAGATGCCAGACAAACGGAGAAAGGTTGGAAATGTTATCTGAACGGGGGACGTATCGAGACCGATAAAGAACTGCTGGCATGGGCTAAAGAGGCCCAGGAGCGTGGAGCGGGAGAGATACTTTTTACCAGTATGAACCACGACGGGGTAAAAGCCGGGTTTGCCAATGAAGCACTTGCGGAATTGTCCGGTCAATTATCTATACCTATCATTGCGTCCGGTGGAGCGGGTACGATGGAGCATTTCCGGGATGCTTTTACTTCAGGCAAAGCGGATGCGGCACTGGCAGCCAGCGTTTTTCATTTCGGAGAAATTAAAATTCCCGATTTAAAATCGTATCTTTGCGCCCAAGGAATAACGGTGAGAATCTGA
- a CDS encoding TonB-dependent receptor → MSKFLVNLCLLLSCCTFAMSQVTTSAISGLVLDENEEPLSGATITAIHETSGTHYGTITNTHGNYYLQGLRTGGPYRIEISYVGYGSAAIADVYLQLAETYSCNVTLQPSVELDEVVIVAVRTRYASEKTGASTHITSDDMLTLPNINRSFSDITKLSPYANGNGFGGRDQRMNNYSIDGANFNYSMGLDGAVLPGGGNPVSLDALEEVQVSIAPYDVRQTNFIGASVNAVTKSGTNQLRGSAYIYVKNEHLRGNRVNGEDLGERAEEKRNIYGFTLGGPILKNKLFFFVNGEYENQPAPIHKWKLSTDGNEDVENRVSRVTDADMRCFSQDLKGMYGYDTGSWTDFSGGMNIYRAMARVDWNISDRNRLMFRYNYTSQQKDNNVVGAALDVNGSPVGRYSMAFRNSTWKQSNNVSSLTMELNSHLGHSMNNKLLVSYTFNDGNKRECKGDFPTVDIMKPDEQGIDRPFMNAGYDQHAWGNGIKERVWSVSDHFSAQAGNHQLTGGISFESQYVSNCYMRYGAGYYRYASCDDFVNRAAPTAFALTYSLTGEDRALSEVHYEQFSLYVQDDYNVNSRLKLVYGVRMDIPFYVNKRYENPSITGYNFNGVQLSTAYWPKATPLISPRIGINYDLLGNNRLKLRGGTGIFTGRFPLIFLSKMQEGSGMLQTSVSTTKLGDPLLAALAGGIRTPQQILQEIAPRFPDRFLTEPGAVNSIITIDRKFKMPQVWKTSLALDWQLPLPFKADMTFEGIYIKDINAILQKNMNVIGRDDPKMSVFSGNDNRALYPGKTEKYIYQEITDAMLMTNTGKGYSYTLNAVLNMMPVKDLNLMASYTYTRSRSLSNNSSNQIDGAWRQEPSVQGANYLTLHNSKYVQSPHRMIAEVSYAVRYARNYATMISLFYSGQRYDSYSYLYGNDMNRDGYVYDLLYIPVDRTELNFQDLKVGDRTFTASEQQDAFWAFIDQDTYLKEHKGEYAETNGAFLPWVNRFDLRLAQDFRVKVGKTMNTLQFTVDMMNIGNLLNSSWGVTKSVRTNKLLNFRGMSDANEPVYTMVTQMDNGVPTLPAETFIPNRISDNCWQIQFGLRYIFN, encoded by the coding sequence ATGAGCAAATTCTTAGTTAACCTTTGTCTCTTATTGTCATGTTGCACTTTTGCCATGTCACAGGTGACGACGTCCGCTATAAGTGGTTTGGTACTTGATGAAAATGAAGAGCCTTTATCCGGTGCTACAATAACTGCCATACATGAAACATCCGGAACACACTATGGGACGATAACCAATACTCATGGAAATTATTATTTACAGGGACTGCGGACTGGCGGTCCATATCGCATTGAAATATCTTATGTAGGGTACGGTAGTGCCGCTATAGCTGATGTCTATTTACAGCTTGCTGAGACATATTCCTGTAATGTTACGCTACAACCATCTGTCGAGTTGGATGAAGTGGTTATAGTAGCTGTTCGGACGAGATATGCCAGTGAAAAAACGGGTGCATCTACGCACATTACATCCGATGATATGCTGACGCTTCCGAATATAAACAGAAGTTTCAGTGATATCACAAAGTTATCTCCCTATGCGAATGGAAATGGTTTCGGAGGTCGTGACCAACGGATGAATAATTACAGCATTGATGGAGCTAATTTTAATTATAGTATGGGATTGGATGGTGCTGTTTTGCCTGGGGGTGGAAATCCTGTTTCGTTAGACGCATTGGAGGAGGTACAAGTAAGTATAGCACCTTATGATGTCCGGCAGACCAATTTCATCGGTGCATCAGTCAACGCTGTCACAAAGAGTGGAACCAACCAACTTCGGGGTTCGGCATATATTTATGTTAAAAACGAACATTTGAGAGGAAACCGGGTAAATGGCGAAGACCTTGGTGAAAGAGCCGAAGAAAAAAGAAATATATACGGATTTACTTTGGGTGGCCCGATTCTGAAAAATAAACTTTTCTTTTTTGTCAATGGCGAATATGAAAACCAGCCGGCACCTATCCATAAATGGAAACTTTCGACAGATGGAAATGAAGATGTCGAAAATCGGGTGTCACGTGTGACGGATGCGGATATGCGTTGTTTCTCACAAGATCTGAAAGGGATGTATGGGTATGATACAGGTTCTTGGACTGACTTCAGCGGGGGGATGAACATTTATCGTGCCATGGCACGTGTCGATTGGAATATTTCGGATAGGAACAGATTGATGTTTCGCTACAATTATACTTCACAACAGAAAGATAACAATGTAGTAGGTGCGGCATTGGATGTAAACGGAAGTCCTGTGGGGCGTTATTCCATGGCTTTTCGTAATTCAACGTGGAAGCAGTCCAATAATGTCAGTTCATTGACTATGGAATTAAATAGTCATTTGGGACATTCGATGAATAATAAGTTGCTAGTGAGTTATACCTTTAACGATGGTAACAAACGGGAGTGTAAAGGAGATTTTCCCACGGTAGATATAATGAAACCGGATGAGCAGGGTATAGATCGTCCATTTATGAATGCGGGTTATGATCAACATGCGTGGGGAAACGGGATTAAAGAGCGGGTATGGAGCGTTTCAGATCATTTTTCAGCGCAGGCAGGCAATCATCAATTGACGGGTGGTATTAGTTTCGAATCACAGTATGTCTCTAATTGCTACATGCGTTATGGTGCTGGCTATTACCGTTATGCCAGTTGTGATGATTTTGTCAATCGGGCTGCACCCACTGCTTTTGCATTGACATACTCACTTACCGGAGAAGATCGGGCACTTTCGGAGGTGCATTATGAGCAGTTTTCTTTGTATGTACAGGATGATTATAACGTGAATTCTCGCCTGAAATTGGTTTATGGAGTGCGTATGGATATTCCTTTTTATGTGAATAAACGGTATGAAAATCCATCCATAACAGGTTATAATTTTAACGGTGTTCAATTGAGTACGGCATATTGGCCGAAGGCAACCCCATTGATTTCACCTCGCATCGGGATTAATTACGATTTGCTGGGTAATAATCGCTTGAAGCTTCGGGGAGGTACAGGTATCTTTACCGGACGTTTTCCTTTGATATTCTTGTCGAAAATGCAAGAAGGGAGTGGTATGTTGCAAACCAGCGTTTCGACTACAAAACTTGGAGATCCTCTACTTGCTGCGTTAGCGGGGGGGATTCGTACTCCACAACAAATTCTTCAGGAAATCGCGCCTCGTTTTCCGGATCGTTTTCTCACGGAACCGGGAGCTGTAAACAGTATTATTACAATTGACCGTAAGTTCAAAATGCCTCAAGTTTGGAAAACTTCATTAGCACTGGACTGGCAGTTGCCTTTACCTTTCAAAGCGGACATGACCTTTGAAGGGATTTATATCAAAGATATCAATGCAATTTTGCAAAAAAACATGAATGTTATAGGTCGTGATGATCCGAAGATGTCTGTTTTTTCCGGTAACGATAATAGGGCTCTTTATCCCGGGAAAACAGAAAAGTATATCTATCAGGAGATTACGGATGCCATGTTGATGACCAATACAGGAAAAGGTTATAGTTATACTTTGAATGCCGTACTGAATATGATGCCTGTAAAAGATTTGAATCTTATGGCATCATACACTTACACCCGTTCGCGTTCACTTTCGAATAATTCGAGTAATCAGATTGATGGTGCATGGCGACAGGAACCTTCTGTACAAGGTGCCAATTATCTGACTTTGCATAATTCAAAGTATGTCCAATCCCCTCATCGGATGATAGCGGAAGTTTCTTACGCTGTCAGGTATGCCCGTAATTATGCAACGATGATTTCACTTTTCTATTCGGGACAGCGATACGACTCATATTCCTATTTATATGGTAATGATATGAATAGAGACGGATACGTTTATGATTTGCTATATATTCCTGTTGATCGAACGGAGCTTAATTTTCAGGATTTAAAAGTAGGTGATCGGACGTTTACTGCGTCCGAGCAGCAAGATGCTTTTTGGGCTTTTATTGATCAGGATACTTATTTGAAAGAACATAAAGGAGAATATGCCGAGACAAATGGTGCTTTTTTGCCTTGGGTGAACCGCTTTGATCTTCGCCTGGCTCAGGATTTTCGTGTCAAGGTTGGGAAGACGATGAATACATTGCAGTTTACTGTGGATATGATGAATATTGGAAATCTGTTGAACAGTTCTTGGGGAGTCACGAAGAGTGTACGTACTAATAAACTGTTGAATTTCAGAGGAATGAGTGATGCGAATGAACCGGTTTATACGATGGTGACACAAATGGATAACGGTGTGCCGACTTTGCCTGCGGAGACCTTTATACCTAATCGTATTTCGGATAACTGCTGGCAAATACAGTTTGGCTTACGTTATATTTTCAATTGA
- the hisIE gene encoding bifunctional phosphoribosyl-AMP cyclohydrolase/phosphoribosyl-ATP diphosphatase HisIE — protein MELDFRKMNGLVPAIIQDNDTRKVLMLGFMNKEAYEKTVETGKVTFFSRTKNRLWTKGEESGNFLHVVSVKADCDNDTLLIQVNPAGPVCHTGTDTCWGEKNEEPVMFLKLLQDFIDKRHQDMPEKSYTTSLFESGINKIAQKVGEEAVETVIEATNGTDERLIYEGSDLLYHLIVLLTSKGYRIEDLARELQIRHSDSWTKH, from the coding sequence ATGGAATTGGATTTCAGAAAAATGAACGGGCTTGTTCCCGCCATCATACAAGATAACGACACCCGTAAAGTGTTGATGCTTGGTTTTATGAATAAGGAAGCATATGAAAAGACCGTGGAAACCGGGAAAGTGACTTTTTTCAGCCGTACAAAGAACCGTCTTTGGACAAAAGGAGAGGAGAGTGGAAATTTTCTTCATGTAGTTTCTGTCAAGGCGGATTGTGACAATGATACGTTATTGATCCAGGTGAATCCTGCCGGTCCGGTTTGCCATACCGGTACGGATACTTGCTGGGGGGAAAAGAACGAAGAACCGGTCATGTTTCTTAAATTGCTTCAGGACTTTATAGACAAACGTCATCAGGACATGCCCGAAAAATCTTATACCACCAGCCTGTTCGAGTCCGGTATTAACAAGATTGCCCAGAAAGTCGGTGAAGAAGCTGTAGAAACAGTTATTGAAGCGACCAACGGTACGGACGAACGTCTGATTTATGAAGGATCCGATTTGTTATATCATCTCATTGTGCTGTTGACATCAAAAGGATATCGCATTGAAGATCTGGCACGTGAATTGCAGATAAGACATAGTGACTCATGGACGAAGCACTGA
- a CDS encoding cell division ATP-binding protein FtsE, with the protein MDEALIKYNKVEIHQQDLCVLSDVTLELQKGEFVYLIGKVGSGKTSLLKTFYGELDVVDGEAEVLGYNMRTIKRKYIPQLRRKLGIVFQDFQLLTDRTVYNNLEFVLRATGWKNKQEIKDRIEEVLQLVGMSNKGYKLPNELSGGEQQRIVIARAVLNSPAIILADEPTGNLDVETGRAIVELLHGICESGSSVVMTTHNLHILNQFPGRVYRCAEHHITDVTHEFSKDK; encoded by the coding sequence ATGGACGAAGCACTGATTAAATATAATAAAGTAGAGATTCATCAGCAAGACCTCTGTGTGTTGAGTGATGTTACGTTGGAATTGCAAAAGGGAGAATTTGTCTATCTGATAGGGAAAGTGGGTTCCGGCAAAACGAGCCTTTTGAAAACCTTCTATGGCGAACTTGATGTGGTGGATGGCGAAGCTGAAGTGTTAGGGTATAATATGCGAACGATCAAACGCAAGTATATCCCGCAATTAAGACGGAAGCTCGGCATTGTTTTCCAGGATTTCCAGTTGCTGACCGACCGAACGGTATACAACAATCTCGAGTTCGTTCTCCGGGCTACCGGCTGGAAGAATAAGCAAGAGATCAAAGACCGGATTGAAGAGGTGCTTCAATTGGTGGGCATGAGCAACAAAGGATATAAACTACCCAATGAACTTTCGGGAGGTGAACAGCAACGCATCGTCATAGCACGTGCCGTACTCAATTCTCCTGCTATTATTCTGGCAGACGAGCCGACAGGCAATCTCGATGTGGAAACCGGAAGGGCTATCGTGGAACTCTTGCACGGGATTTGTGAATCAGGTTCGTCTGTGGTGATGACCACACATAACCTGCACATCCTGAATCAATTTCCCGGTCGTGTTTACCGTTGTGCCGAGCATCATATTACAGATGTGACCCATGAATTTTCAAAAGATAAATAA